One stretch of Ornithinimicrobium ciconiae DNA includes these proteins:
- a CDS encoding cell division protein SepF: MAGALRKTMEYLGLAETDERYEDYDYDEPEGTPERESPRAAEPERARTAEVTQLPQRTVAPEQKRTPVARVVREAEVEPMNRITTIHPRTYNEAKNIGEAFRGGIPVIMNLSDMDDADAKRIVDFAAGLAFGLRGSIERVTNKVFLLSPSHIEVDGSEPAAPKQTLFNQS, encoded by the coding sequence ATGGCTGGGGCGCTGCGCAAGACCATGGAGTATCTCGGACTCGCCGAGACCGATGAGCGCTATGAGGACTATGACTACGACGAGCCCGAGGGCACGCCGGAGCGGGAGAGTCCCCGTGCCGCCGAGCCCGAGCGCGCCCGCACGGCGGAGGTCACTCAGCTGCCGCAGCGCACCGTCGCCCCTGAGCAGAAGCGCACCCCCGTCGCCCGGGTGGTCCGCGAGGCGGAGGTTGAGCCGATGAACCGCATCACCACGATTCACCCGCGCACCTACAACGAGGCCAAGAACATCGGTGAGGCCTTCCGTGGCGGCATCCCGGTGATCATGAACCTGTCCGACATGGACGACGCCGACGCCAAGCGCATCGTCGACTTCGCCGCCGGGCTGGCCTTCGGTCTGCGCGGCTCGATCGAGCGCGTCACCAACAAGGTGTTCCTGCTCTCGCCGTCCCACATCGAGGTCGACGGCTCCGAGCCCGCCGCTCCCAAGCAGACGCTGTTCAACCAGAGCTGA
- a CDS encoding YggT family protein, with translation MIGDILSWVLSLYFLVLIVRLILDWVQVFSRDWRPSGVMLIVAETVYSLTDPPIRFLRRFIPPLRLGGVALDLAFLVLILGVSIARSYVSLLPF, from the coding sequence ATGATCGGCGACATTCTCTCCTGGGTGCTGTCGCTGTACTTCCTGGTCCTGATCGTGCGACTGATCCTGGACTGGGTGCAGGTCTTCTCCCGTGACTGGCGTCCCTCAGGCGTCATGCTGATCGTCGCCGAGACGGTCTACAGCCTGACCGATCCGCCGATCCGGTTCCTGCGTCGTTTCATCCCGCCGCTGCGTCTGGGCGGCGTCGCCCTGGACCTGGCCTTCCTCGTGCTGATTCTGGGCGTGAGCATCGCCCGCAGCTACGTCTCGCTCCTGCCGTTCTGA
- a CDS encoding DivIVA domain-containing protein yields MALSPEDVIKKSFSATHLRRGYDETQVDDFLDEVVVELRRLLAEQDDLTGQLDDCRSGQYDGGYAGSAAAFAGGASVDEEQLEQVRREREQLVAEIEQLSGQLDSRRAEVDEFEGDAERRVEAARLKASEAESQANEELEGRLQGELLELQQKVESTRGEAEAAEARLAELRQQVSEAEQAVSQAQAQQDVSQAQQGDGSGSGAAAVGAVAAGATVARVPAEDPTKIIELAQRLHDQHVAEGQETKERLISEGDEYRERVVTEADTTAQNLIREGQEKHDELVATGQAEHDKLVNEGQARHDELISTGQGEHDRVVAAASQQRDSLIGEAETKRTNILTDLESRQSSLSGQIEELKTFESDYRTKLRGYLADQMDFLDRNGDGIDDRLQ; encoded by the coding sequence ATGGCGTTGTCCCCCGAGGACGTCATCAAGAAGAGCTTCAGTGCGACCCACTTGCGGCGGGGTTACGACGAGACCCAGGTGGATGACTTCCTGGACGAGGTTGTCGTCGAACTGCGTCGCCTCCTGGCCGAGCAGGACGACCTCACCGGCCAGTTGGATGACTGCCGCTCTGGTCAGTATGACGGGGGTTACGCCGGAAGCGCCGCCGCCTTTGCCGGTGGGGCCAGCGTGGACGAGGAGCAGCTCGAGCAGGTCCGTCGCGAGCGCGAGCAGCTCGTCGCCGAGATCGAGCAGCTCTCCGGTCAGCTGGACAGCCGTCGCGCCGAGGTCGACGAGTTCGAGGGTGACGCCGAGCGTCGCGTCGAGGCGGCCCGGCTCAAGGCCAGCGAGGCCGAGTCCCAGGCCAACGAGGAGCTGGAGGGCCGGCTGCAGGGCGAGTTGCTCGAGCTGCAGCAGAAGGTCGAGTCCACCCGCGGTGAGGCCGAGGCAGCCGAGGCCCGTCTGGCCGAGCTGCGTCAGCAGGTCTCCGAGGCCGAGCAGGCCGTCAGCCAGGCCCAGGCCCAGCAGGACGTCAGCCAGGCCCAGCAGGGCGACGGGTCGGGCTCCGGTGCCGCAGCCGTGGGCGCCGTCGCTGCCGGCGCAACCGTCGCGCGCGTGCCGGCCGAGGACCCCACCAAGATCATCGAGCTGGCCCAGCGTCTGCACGACCAGCACGTGGCCGAGGGGCAGGAGACCAAGGAGCGCCTGATCAGCGAGGGCGACGAGTATCGCGAGCGCGTCGTCACCGAGGCCGACACCACGGCCCAGAACCTGATCCGGGAGGGTCAGGAGAAGCACGACGAGCTGGTCGCCACCGGCCAGGCCGAGCACGACAAGTTGGTCAACGAGGGACAGGCACGTCACGACGAGCTGATCAGCACCGGTCAGGGCGAGCACGACCGGGTGGTGGCCGCTGCCTCGCAGCAGCGCGACTCCCTGATCGGCGAGGCCGAGACCAAGCGCACCAACATCCTCACCGACCTGGAGAGCAGGCAGTCCAGCCTCTCGGGTCAGATCGAGGAGCTGAAGACCTTCGAGTCGGACTACCGCACCAAGTTGCGCGGTTATCTGGCAGACCAGATGGACTTCCTGGACCGCAATGGCGACGGGATCGACGACCGCCTGCAGTGA
- a CDS encoding TraR/DksA family transcriptional regulator codes for MAGKGDAGARTNTTTSDTAKKAAAPAAQKAASATGAAKKTATAATGKTAVPTKRATRQGGTPGLPVLEKEDPWTPAEIAEVQAELEQDRDRLQAEVDEAEADLAELMRDSGEGSGDDQADAGAATWEREHELSLTNNAKELLEQIEHALERIGEGTYGTCESCGNPIGKMRLQAFPRATLCLSCKQKQERR; via the coding sequence ATGGCAGGCAAGGGTGACGCTGGGGCGCGCACGAACACGACCACCTCGGACACCGCGAAGAAGGCCGCTGCTCCGGCAGCGCAGAAGGCCGCGTCCGCCACCGGCGCAGCGAAGAAGACGGCTACTGCGGCGACCGGGAAGACAGCGGTCCCCACCAAGCGCGCCACGCGCCAGGGTGGCACGCCCGGCCTGCCGGTCCTGGAGAAGGAGGACCCTTGGACCCCGGCCGAGATCGCCGAGGTGCAGGCCGAGCTCGAGCAGGACCGGGATCGCCTGCAGGCGGAGGTCGATGAGGCCGAGGCTGACCTGGCTGAGCTGATGCGCGACAGCGGCGAGGGTTCAGGCGACGACCAGGCCGATGCTGGGGCTGCCACGTGGGAGCGCGAGCACGAGTTGTCGCTGACCAACAACGCCAAGGAACTGCTCGAGCAGATCGAGCACGCCCTCGAACGGATCGGGGAGGGAACCTACGGCACCTGTGAGTCGTGCGGCAATCCCATCGGCAAGATGCGGCTGCAGGCCTTCCCGCGTGCGACGCTATGCCTGTCATGCAAGCAGAAGCAGGAGCGCCGCTGA
- the lspA gene encoding signal peptidase II, which produces MQAEAGAPLTSQAGDDATNSTTGRPHRRSLFWLVLAIAAVWVSADQISKTIAEDVLSDGSTRPFIGELLQFHLTYNPGAAFSMGTGSTGLLTILAVAVCSVIVWNARRLGSLGWAIGLGLLLGGALGNLIDRLTREPGFGKGHVVDFLMLPNFPIFNIADVGITSAAVLIGLLALRGTNPDGTRGDGVDDGATAVEDHVATAVEVDDTEAVENGPDRPGDGTTDAAARHTDEERR; this is translated from the coding sequence ATGCAAGCAGAAGCAGGAGCGCCGCTGACCTCCCAGGCCGGGGACGACGCCACCAACTCCACCACAGGCCGGCCTCACCGACGATCCCTCTTTTGGCTGGTCCTGGCGATCGCCGCCGTCTGGGTGAGCGCCGACCAGATCTCCAAGACCATCGCCGAGGACGTCCTCTCGGACGGCTCGACCCGACCCTTCATCGGCGAGCTCCTGCAGTTCCACCTGACCTACAACCCGGGTGCCGCGTTCTCCATGGGCACCGGCTCGACCGGACTGCTGACCATCCTCGCGGTGGCCGTCTGCAGCGTCATCGTCTGGAACGCCCGCCGCCTCGGCAGCCTCGGCTGGGCCATCGGTCTCGGCCTGCTGCTGGGTGGGGCCCTGGGCAACCTCATCGACCGACTGACCCGTGAGCCAGGCTTTGGCAAGGGACACGTCGTCGACTTCCTGATGCTGCCGAACTTCCCGATCTTCAACATCGCCGACGTCGGCATCACCTCCGCCGCCGTGCTCATCGGACTGCTCGCGCTGCGCGGCACCAACCCGGACGGCACGCGCGGGGACGGTGTGGACGACGGCGCGACTGCCGTCGAGGACCACGTCGCGACTGCCGTCGAGGTCGACGACACCGAGGCCGTCGAGAACGGTCCGGATCGGCCCGGTGACGGGACGACGGACGCTGCCGCCCGGCATACCGACGAGGAACGCCGATGA
- a CDS encoding RluA family pseudouridine synthase, with protein sequence MTGSRTINVPDGLEGERVDAGLARLLGLSRSRVADLAGEGHVTIGGRSVGKSDRLQAGDWVEVVLPPVREPEELQVRAEAVEGMRIVHDDTEIVVVDKPAYVAAHPSVGWNGPTVVGGLAAAGYRISTSGAPERQGIVQRLDVGTSGLMVVAKSERAYTVLKQAFRDRVVDKTYHTLVQGLPDPHEGTIEAPIGRHPGHDYRFAVRTDGRHSVTHYELLEAHRRASLLQVHLETGRTHQIRVHFSALRHPCCGDLTYGADPKLAAELGLQRQWLHAVKLGFEHPGSGDYVSFDSPYPDDLRVALDRIAS encoded by the coding sequence ATGACCGGCAGCCGCACGATCAACGTGCCCGACGGTCTCGAGGGCGAGCGGGTCGACGCCGGTCTGGCGCGGCTGCTCGGCCTCTCACGCAGCCGGGTGGCCGATCTGGCGGGGGAGGGCCACGTGACCATCGGGGGGCGCAGCGTCGGCAAGTCTGACCGGCTCCAGGCCGGCGACTGGGTCGAGGTCGTCCTGCCGCCGGTGCGCGAGCCCGAGGAGCTGCAGGTGCGTGCGGAGGCCGTCGAGGGGATGCGCATCGTCCATGACGACACCGAGATCGTGGTTGTCGACAAGCCGGCCTATGTGGCAGCCCACCCCAGTGTCGGGTGGAACGGCCCCACCGTGGTCGGTGGCCTGGCAGCGGCCGGCTATCGAATCTCCACCTCCGGTGCTCCCGAGCGGCAGGGCATCGTGCAACGGCTCGACGTCGGCACCAGCGGCCTGATGGTCGTGGCCAAGTCGGAGCGTGCCTACACCGTGCTCAAGCAGGCGTTCCGTGACCGGGTGGTCGACAAGACCTACCACACGCTGGTGCAGGGGCTGCCGGATCCGCACGAGGGCACTATCGAGGCTCCGATCGGACGCCACCCCGGGCATGACTACCGGTTTGCGGTGCGCACCGACGGCCGTCACTCGGTGACGCACTATGAGCTGCTCGAGGCCCACCGCCGCGCCAGCCTGCTGCAGGTCCACCTCGAGACCGGACGCACCCACCAGATCCGGGTGCACTTCTCCGCCCTGCGCCATCCGTGCTGCGGTGACCTTACCTACGGTGCTGATCCCAAACTGGCTGCGGAGCTGGGTCTGCAGCGCCAGTGGTTGCACGCGGTCAAACTGGGTTTCGAGCATCCCGGCAGCGGTGACTACGTGTCCTTCGACAGCCCCTACCCCGATGATCTGCGCGTGGCTCTGGACAGAATCGCCTCCTAA
- a CDS encoding META domain-containing protein, translating into MKVTAGLISPHQRHRTSRWPGTTIAVLMMLALSACSVTDGPAGIGIPPSDDRADDAGTTDTAAPTGGSELDTRTFVSTNITGRELVEGSAVRMTFDAGQVSVQAGCNTLFGAYAVEQGTLQAAELAQTEMACASELMDQDEWLIGFLQSGPELTHSADGFVLSADGVELELTDRQVASPDLGLEGPTWVLTTSYTDTATTSIAGMENASVTFADGDVQLDTGCNTGGGSYTLDGDHLALGPLSQTLMACGDTAMEVERVMTAVLNQEDLTVEIEEASLKLIAPDGTALGFTVENGAGAETN; encoded by the coding sequence ATGAAGGTCACTGCAGGGCTGATCTCGCCGCACCAGCGGCACCGCACCTCGCGCTGGCCGGGGACCACCATCGCGGTCCTGATGATGCTGGCCCTGAGCGCCTGCTCTGTCACCGACGGGCCCGCCGGAATCGGGATCCCACCGAGCGATGACCGAGCGGATGACGCCGGGACGACCGACACCGCAGCCCCGACTGGGGGCTCCGAGCTGGACACTCGGACGTTCGTGTCCACCAACATCACGGGACGCGAGCTGGTTGAGGGATCGGCGGTGCGGATGACCTTTGACGCCGGCCAGGTGAGCGTCCAGGCCGGGTGCAACACCCTCTTCGGCGCGTATGCCGTGGAGCAGGGCACCCTGCAGGCCGCCGAGCTCGCCCAGACCGAGATGGCCTGCGCCTCCGAGCTGATGGACCAGGACGAGTGGCTGATCGGGTTTCTCCAGTCCGGCCCCGAGCTCACGCACAGTGCAGACGGCTTCGTCCTCAGTGCGGATGGCGTCGAGCTAGAGCTCACCGACCGTCAGGTGGCATCGCCCGATCTTGGCCTGGAGGGGCCGACCTGGGTGCTGACCACTTCCTACACCGACACCGCCACCACCAGCATCGCGGGGATGGAGAACGCCTCCGTGACGTTCGCCGACGGTGACGTGCAGCTGGACACCGGGTGCAACACCGGGGGAGGCTCCTACACCCTGGACGGGGACCACCTTGCTCTCGGCCCGCTGAGCCAGACGCTGATGGCGTGCGGGGACACGGCGATGGAGGTGGAGCGCGTCATGACCGCAGTGCTCAACCAGGAGGACCTCACCGTGGAGATCGAGGAGGCCAGTCTGAAGCTGATCGCCCCCGACGGCACGGCCCTGGGCTTCACCGTCGAGAACGGTGCCGGCGCGGAGACGAACTGA
- the dnaE gene encoding DNA polymerase III subunit alpha — protein MSTSAASASNFVHLHNHTEYSMLDGAARIKDMFERAAELEMPAIATTDHGYIFGAHEFWSAGQKAGVKPIIGLEAYVTPGTHRTDRSRVKYGDGGRDDVSGSGAYTHMTMWARNNNGLNNLFRMASLASLEGYYFKPRMDRELLETYGQGIIATTGCPSGEVQVRLRFGQYAEARQYAADMQDIFGKENYFLELMDHGIDIERRTRQDLLKLAKDLDLPLVATNDLHYTRKEDAQSHSALLCIQTAATLQDPTRFKFDGDGYYLKSAQEMREVWRELPEACDNTLLIAERCEVSFTEGEGRFMPRFPVPEGENETSWFVKEVEAGLLRRFPEGVPDYARKQAQYETEVILGKGYPGYFLVVADFINWAKSQKIRVGPGRGSGAGSMCAYAMGITDLDPIPHGLIFERFLNPERMSMPDFDVDFDDRRRSEVIQYVTDKYGDDRVAMIATYGTLKAKAALKDAARVMGFPFAMGEKLTKAMPPAVMGKDIPLSGIHDKDHPRYAEAGEFRELLVNDPEAQQVFDTASGLEGLKRQWGVHAAGVIMSSEPLLDVIPIMRREQDGQVITQFDYPTCERLGLVKMDFLGLRNLTVLDDAIANVKLNRGEDLDLDVLSKDMTDPKAYELLGRGDTLGVFQLDGSGMRQLLRLMQPDNFEDISAALALYRPGPMGVNAHTNFALRKNNKQEVVPLDPQLKGKLQPEMVEALEPILGTTYGLCIYQEQVMEIAQKLAGYTLGNADLLRRAMGKKKKEVLDAEYIPFSDGMKANGYNEASVAALWGVLVPFSDYAFNKAHTAAYGVISYWTAYLKANYPAEYMAALLTSVRDDKDKTALYLNECRRMGIAVLPPDVNESIANFAAVGKDIRFGLAAIRNVGTNVVDGIVATREAKGKFTSFEDFLRKCPAVVCHKRTIESLIKGGAFDELNHPRQGLVTVHERYVDALAEEKKQEAIGQDSLFGGFGGEEADVQIVTLPPVPDIEWEKQIKLAFEREYLGLYVSDHPLNGIEHILTANASATIGAIVSEDGPQDGEFVTVAGLMTSVQLKRTKNGDPYARVMLEDLVGSIECVFFPKSYMTVSTMLAPDTVAVIRGRFKRSEDTTEILAQELTLPEIKEGPRGPVLVTLPLTRATDGLAHNLRKVLADHPGSTEVHVKLTQPGRQVLLRLDPTLRVTASPEFFGDIKALLGPAAVGS, from the coding sequence ATGTCCACCTCAGCCGCCTCCGCCAGCAACTTCGTCCACCTGCACAACCACACCGAGTACTCCATGCTCGATGGTGCTGCCCGGATCAAGGACATGTTCGAGCGTGCCGCTGAGCTGGAGATGCCGGCGATCGCGACCACCGACCATGGCTACATCTTCGGTGCTCACGAGTTCTGGAGTGCGGGGCAGAAGGCCGGTGTGAAGCCGATCATCGGCCTGGAGGCCTATGTCACCCCGGGGACCCACCGGACAGACCGATCGCGGGTCAAGTACGGCGACGGTGGGCGCGATGACGTCTCGGGGTCGGGCGCCTACACCCACATGACGATGTGGGCGCGCAACAACAACGGTCTCAACAACCTCTTTCGGATGGCGTCACTGGCGTCCCTGGAGGGCTACTACTTCAAGCCGCGCATGGACCGCGAGCTCCTGGAGACCTACGGGCAGGGCATCATCGCCACCACGGGCTGCCCCTCGGGTGAGGTGCAGGTGCGGTTGCGTTTTGGTCAGTATGCCGAGGCGCGCCAGTACGCCGCCGACATGCAGGACATCTTCGGCAAGGAAAACTATTTCCTGGAGTTGATGGACCACGGCATCGACATCGAGCGCCGCACCCGCCAGGACCTCCTCAAGCTGGCCAAGGACCTCGACCTGCCCCTAGTAGCCACCAATGACCTGCACTACACCCGCAAGGAGGACGCCCAGAGCCACAGCGCGCTCCTGTGCATCCAGACCGCGGCCACGCTGCAGGACCCGACCCGTTTCAAGTTCGACGGTGACGGCTACTACCTCAAGTCCGCCCAGGAGATGCGCGAGGTCTGGCGCGAGCTGCCAGAAGCCTGCGACAACACGCTGCTGATCGCCGAGCGCTGCGAGGTCTCCTTCACGGAGGGGGAGGGGCGCTTCATGCCCCGCTTCCCCGTCCCGGAGGGCGAGAACGAGACGTCGTGGTTCGTCAAGGAGGTTGAGGCGGGCCTGCTGCGCCGCTTCCCCGAGGGCGTGCCGGACTACGCCCGCAAGCAGGCGCAGTATGAGACGGAGGTCATCCTCGGCAAGGGTTACCCCGGCTACTTCCTCGTGGTCGCCGACTTCATCAACTGGGCCAAGAGCCAAAAGATCCGGGTCGGGCCAGGGCGTGGCTCCGGTGCGGGGTCCATGTGCGCCTACGCGATGGGGATCACCGACCTTGACCCGATTCCTCACGGCCTGATCTTCGAGCGCTTCCTCAACCCGGAGCGCATGTCGATGCCCGACTTCGATGTCGACTTCGATGACCGGCGCCGCTCTGAGGTCATCCAGTACGTCACCGACAAGTACGGCGACGACCGGGTCGCGATGATTGCCACCTACGGCACGCTCAAGGCCAAGGCAGCGCTCAAGGACGCGGCCCGCGTGATGGGCTTCCCGTTCGCGATGGGGGAGAAGCTCACCAAGGCGATGCCACCAGCCGTGATGGGCAAGGACATCCCGCTGTCCGGCATCCACGACAAGGATCACCCGCGGTATGCCGAGGCCGGCGAGTTCCGCGAGCTGCTGGTGAACGACCCGGAGGCTCAGCAGGTCTTCGACACCGCCTCGGGTCTGGAGGGGCTCAAGCGCCAGTGGGGTGTGCACGCGGCCGGCGTCATCATGTCCAGCGAGCCGCTCCTCGACGTGATCCCGATCATGCGCCGCGAGCAGGACGGCCAGGTCATCACCCAGTTCGACTACCCCACGTGTGAGCGCCTCGGGCTGGTCAAGATGGACTTCCTGGGTCTGCGCAACCTGACGGTCCTGGATGACGCGATTGCCAACGTCAAGCTCAACCGAGGCGAGGATCTCGACCTGGACGTCCTGTCCAAGGACATGACCGACCCCAAGGCCTACGAGCTGCTCGGTCGTGGTGACACCCTCGGGGTCTTCCAGCTGGACGGCTCCGGCATGCGCCAGTTGCTGCGGCTGATGCAGCCCGACAACTTCGAGGACATCTCCGCGGCCCTCGCGCTCTATCGCCCCGGCCCGATGGGCGTCAACGCGCACACAAACTTTGCCCTGCGCAAGAACAACAAGCAGGAGGTCGTCCCACTCGACCCGCAGTTGAAGGGCAAACTCCAGCCCGAGATGGTGGAGGCCCTGGAGCCGATCCTGGGCACAACTTACGGGCTGTGCATCTACCAGGAGCAGGTCATGGAGATCGCCCAGAAGCTTGCGGGCTACACGCTGGGCAATGCGGACTTGCTGCGACGCGCGATGGGCAAGAAGAAGAAGGAGGTCCTCGACGCCGAGTACATCCCCTTCTCGGACGGGATGAAGGCCAACGGCTACAACGAGGCATCGGTGGCGGCGCTGTGGGGTGTGCTCGTGCCGTTCTCCGACTACGCCTTCAACAAGGCGCACACCGCGGCCTACGGCGTCATCTCCTACTGGACCGCCTACCTCAAGGCCAACTACCCGGCCGAGTACATGGCTGCGCTGCTCACCAGCGTCCGCGACGACAAGGACAAGACAGCCCTCTATCTCAACGAGTGCCGACGGATGGGCATCGCGGTGCTGCCGCCGGATGTCAACGAGTCGATCGCCAACTTCGCCGCCGTCGGCAAGGACATCCGCTTCGGGCTGGCCGCGATCCGCAATGTCGGCACCAACGTCGTCGACGGCATCGTCGCCACCCGTGAGGCGAAGGGTAAGTTCACCTCCTTCGAGGACTTCCTGCGCAAGTGCCCGGCGGTGGTCTGCCACAAGCGCACCATCGAGTCGTTGATCAAGGGCGGCGCCTTCGACGAGCTCAACCACCCGCGACAGGGTCTGGTCACCGTCCACGAGCGCTATGTCGACGCACTCGCAGAGGAGAAGAAGCAGGAGGCGATCGGCCAGGACAGCCTATTCGGTGGCTTCGGCGGTGAGGAGGCCGACGTCCAGATCGTCACGCTTCCACCGGTGCCGGACATCGAGTGGGAGAAGCAGATCAAGCTGGCCTTCGAGCGGGAGTATCTCGGCCTGTATGTCTCCGACCACCCGCTCAACGGCATCGAGCACATCCTGACCGCCAATGCCAGCGCCACGATCGGTGCCATTGTCAGTGAGGACGGCCCGCAGGACGGGGAGTTCGTCACCGTCGCCGGCCTGATGACGTCTGTGCAGCTCAAACGCACCAAGAACGGCGATCCCTATGCCCGGGTGATGCTCGAGGACCTGGTCGGCTCGATCGAGTGCGTCTTCTTCCCCAAGTCCTATATGACCGTCTCGACGATGCTGGCGCCGGACACGGTGGCGGTGATCCGGGGCCGTTTCAAACGCAGCGAGGACACCACAGAGATCCTGGCCCAGGAGCTCACCCTGCCGGAGATCAAGGAGGGACCGCGGGGGCCCGTGCTGGTCACCCTCCCGCTGACCCGCGCCACCGACGGGCTGGCCCACAACCTGCGCAAGGTGCTGGCCGATCACCCCGGATCGACCGAGGTGCACGTCAAACTCACCCAGCCCGGGCGCCAGGTGCTGCTGCGCCTCGATCCGACGCTGCGCGTGACGGCCTCACCGGAGTTCTTCGGCGACATCAAGGCCCTGCTCGGGCCGGCCGCGGTCGGCAGCTGA
- a CDS encoding alpha/beta fold hydrolase, which produces MSESAIAPRLVLVHGTRMDASEWQAYPAMLPEAEIVAVDLPGHGSRLAEEFTGEAAVQTIRLAVDGARPGQPVILAGHSLGGYLAMLYADRHPGTLRALVLIGASAEPVGALAGVYRRFADLLPLVGAERMARASNAVMRRLGAGEQSLPGAESYASLPAAWQVVFDECRASLLEQVECPVFLVNGQFDQMRIHARRYAEAGEDTHVITVPRATHLLPITHPDHVAEVLREALASGASRGAPGARLTGLT; this is translated from the coding sequence GTGAGTGAGTCCGCGATCGCGCCCCGCCTCGTGCTGGTCCACGGCACCCGCATGGACGCCTCCGAGTGGCAGGCCTATCCAGCGATGCTGCCGGAGGCTGAGATCGTCGCGGTTGACCTGCCAGGTCATGGCTCACGACTCGCGGAGGAGTTCACCGGCGAGGCGGCGGTGCAGACCATCCGGCTGGCCGTTGACGGCGCGCGCCCCGGTCAGCCGGTCATCCTGGCCGGTCACAGCCTGGGCGGCTACCTGGCGATGCTGTATGCCGACCGGCACCCGGGCACCCTCCGCGCTCTGGTCCTCATCGGGGCAAGCGCGGAGCCCGTGGGTGCGCTGGCAGGGGTCTACCGTCGGTTCGCCGACCTGCTCCCCCTCGTGGGTGCCGAACGGATGGCGCGGGCCTCCAACGCGGTGATGCGGCGGTTGGGAGCCGGTGAGCAGTCACTGCCCGGAGCCGAGAGTTATGCGTCTCTGCCCGCCGCCTGGCAGGTCGTCTTTGACGAGTGCCGCGCCAGCCTGCTGGAGCAGGTGGAGTGCCCGGTCTTCCTGGTCAACGGCCAGTTCGACCAGATGCGGATCCACGCACGGCGTTATGCCGAGGCCGGGGAGGACACTCACGTCATCACGGTGCCGCGGGCCACTCACCTGCTGCCTATCACGCACCCGGACCACGTGGCCGAGGTGCTGCGCGAGGCCCTGGCGAGCGGGGCCTCTCGAGGCGCGCCAGGGGCTCGGTTGACGGGACTCACGTGA